The Echinicola rosea genome has a segment encoding these proteins:
- a CDS encoding GAF domain-containing SpoIIE family protein phosphatase, whose translation MIKFPNINIGRILILVTVLTWLGLLFVDLLRLFGTVNNMNLGIAHEITWTLEIIFFILVYLFYSRSIDRNDQNNFIQLIWRAASTGLIVIGAAFLIRIFYVVLDDTRLSTDPLLGNFFYHVNFGLTTLFLISCSLLWKKLILYQKNKNTVQQWQIYEVMLLVSMFYVYFNQNTFDFTFLFGLVFLLIFGVIISVNLKWIPYLTFKDKWKSILFFGIILITTTFLFMQSMGYQSHYAEINLMDNLFLMGLYGFVFVYSLFSFLVTLFNLPTSSVFEQKLTEAINFQKLSQSIQPGQSETQVLDILVDSCMSAAYADASWLEIVDEDNQLQILHQRFITNKDRKEIKELMDKSKVFKSFLSLRTPSAVDHVNSAVEHDLYKSALIVPIWVNKNLLGYLFLLKEVKNGFNKEMLNIVTTFVGQASISVENHRLLSEAIKNERYKEELKIAQRVQRSLLPSDLHHNSHFDIYGFSEAADEVGGDYYETYQFDENRFALIIGDVSGKGLSAAFNMSQMKGVFHSLVQLDLSPKAFLSKANNALSSCLAKNLFITTTYYLIDTSQGTITFCRAGHCPTLYYDNKTGEADYIHLEGMGLGILRSDRYPEYLNEKTIHYHAGDILVMYTDGIIESKDQNGEEFGYDRLKEVLNTYKNESPEIIKNHLIQSVYEFVGEASLPDDDYSLMVLKFL comes from the coding sequence ATGATCAAATTTCCCAACATAAATATCGGAAGAATATTAATCCTGGTGACTGTGCTCACCTGGTTGGGACTGCTTTTTGTGGATTTGCTCCGTCTTTTCGGAACTGTGAACAATATGAACTTGGGCATTGCCCATGAAATCACTTGGACGCTTGAAATCATATTTTTTATCCTGGTGTACTTATTTTATTCTCGCTCCATAGATCGAAATGATCAAAACAATTTTATTCAGCTTATCTGGAGGGCAGCTTCTACGGGACTTATTGTTATAGGAGCAGCCTTTTTGATCAGGATATTTTATGTGGTCCTAGACGATACCCGTCTTAGTACGGATCCCCTTTTGGGAAATTTCTTTTACCATGTCAATTTTGGGCTGACGACATTATTCCTTATTTCATGTTCTTTATTGTGGAAAAAGCTCATTTTATACCAAAAGAACAAAAATACCGTCCAGCAATGGCAAATATATGAAGTCATGCTCTTAGTGAGCATGTTTTATGTTTATTTTAATCAGAATACATTTGATTTTACCTTTCTATTTGGGTTGGTATTTCTACTTATCTTTGGGGTCATTATATCGGTAAACCTCAAGTGGATACCTTACCTTACCTTTAAGGACAAATGGAAATCCATCTTGTTTTTTGGGATTATTCTGATCACGACTACTTTTTTATTCATGCAGTCAATGGGCTATCAAAGCCATTATGCAGAAATCAATTTGATGGACAATTTGTTTCTGATGGGGCTTTATGGTTTTGTGTTTGTTTATTCACTGTTTAGTTTTTTGGTTACCCTGTTTAATCTTCCGACTTCTTCGGTTTTTGAGCAGAAGCTTACAGAAGCTATTAATTTTCAAAAATTAAGCCAATCGATCCAGCCGGGGCAAAGTGAAACCCAAGTCTTGGATATATTGGTGGACAGCTGTATGAGTGCGGCCTATGCGGATGCTTCATGGCTGGAAATCGTGGATGAAGATAACCAACTCCAGATCCTCCACCAGCGGTTTATCACCAACAAAGACCGCAAGGAGATCAAGGAACTGATGGATAAGAGCAAAGTTTTTAAGAGTTTCCTCAGCCTGCGGACACCATCTGCTGTTGACCATGTCAATAGTGCCGTGGAGCACGATCTTTACAAGTCTGCACTGATCGTTCCGATCTGGGTAAACAAGAATCTTTTGGGCTATCTTTTCTTGCTCAAGGAGGTCAAAAATGGCTTCAATAAAGAGATGCTGAATATCGTGACCACCTTTGTGGGCCAAGCAAGTATATCTGTCGAAAACCACCGACTGCTCAGTGAGGCGATCAAGAATGAACGGTATAAGGAAGAATTGAAGATCGCTCAGCGGGTGCAGCGCAGCTTATTGCCTTCTGACCTGCATCACAATAGCCACTTTGATATTTATGGGTTTTCGGAAGCAGCTGATGAGGTAGGTGGCGATTACTATGAGACTTATCAATTTGATGAAAATAGGTTTGCCCTGATCATTGGAGACGTCTCTGGTAAAGGGCTTTCTGCGGCTTTTAACATGTCGCAAATGAAGGGCGTGTTTCATAGTCTCGTACAGTTGGACCTTTCGCCCAAAGCGTTTCTTTCCAAGGCAAACAATGCCCTCAGCAGTTGTCTGGCCAAAAACCTTTTTATTACGACCACATACTATTTGATCGATACCTCACAAGGTACCATTACTTTTTGTAGGGCAGGACATTGTCCGACATTGTATTATGACAATAAAACCGGAGAGGCGGATTACATCCATTTGGAAGGAATGGGCTTGGGGATTTTGCGGAGTGATAGATACCCTGAATATCTTAATGAAAAGACCATTCACTACCATGCAGGGGATATTTTGGTCATGTACACCGATGGAATTATCGAAAGTAAGGATCAAAACGGCGAGGAATTTGGTTATGATCGACTGAAGGAAGTCTTGAATACCTATAAAAATGAATCACCCGAAATAATCAAAAATCACCTGATTCAGTCAGTTTATGAATTTGTTGGAGAAGCATCCTTACCCGATGATGATTACTCCCTGATGGTATTAAAATTCTTATAA